A window of the Dermatophagoides farinae isolate YC_2012a chromosome 2, ASM2471394v1, whole genome shotgun sequence genome harbors these coding sequences:
- the LOC124499836 gene encoding uncharacterized protein LOC124499836 isoform X1 has translation MHAHHQLSNTSTAAQSAGSSSSSSSSSTNSLLVTSSQRDRERQREREQRRQQALALSQASNQSAVVSSVGHHSHHHHHHATIGREKNPIDKSHSLFPDPVRLEREDDTTKEIKSTLGDFVKFVPFLNNSINYSSDCINSNLVGISRNEFNRRRVQEIFAEMIPNQSLLPSQPVTGLDDLYNEQQQVMNVVPSTNISSSENTAISNSQIIANHNSLKNNNNTLSTSNTHQQHNLNNISSQIHNHHPQMSSLSPYSTLHNQINQSQKSTLSKSENKTHTGEFNLSSASSSDDDEESSSSSSSSSSSSDDDDDDEEEEKDSNDNSSGESESGSMNHSKRNDNNRNENGKIRRQKSREFFNNSEIVDARMKLKQGDHHTINDSHSFMMHNQNNDDDEDEEHKWDLDNFLPPGDYSSSNNNNNNNNTNTSNKDTQSSNNINNNNNNNSNSQDLVNNNKISIQDLNRNKASISKNNHLKSKGKNSSSKNTKQQHLKNINDAKSTKFVLSENDESDDDHSSSFSRSGSKNSIRDDEDDVDYESNDSFSAKHSSNCQKPDEEMEEGELDDNSDELPMHSRSRKPLSKTNRSEKSKKNDRSKINHQDYRILPSSKSSPFQEAPTTTKASSNKIHKKKQPPPSPSAMTMSQPSSLQTPTKFNDELKSNNQQKNRLNDENSTWKDVKRRKERFISNSSAQAPPLTKSSRIADNSNIASTTSHHTNESRIESKNSTSNRLSSIPNNKKLSSKISGRYSPHLIGTNKKDPSDSNSYTRKVDLVSGTNSENHSGQQSLIVSIELPKLNRIPHIDRNGNIPLDRRSSSPIPPLSRNSKSDSKKSSQQKDFQKSSRTDNEKFLNVNGKSAIGSGSMLKTSSTNNKISTSNKISETIVSKHNKSDIPLEHQTGRQQSSRQYGQQLQVPSPQPASLPVSIPINNINSLSIRTSPHINHHYSSQRFSPLCQTEQEAQTMARTLKRKADSIKIPQQQILQYIEASMYFIQSGLIMEQKSEVDKAYQLYRDTLQLIKVATAKLSKQNRPSLLMANQEQAQLIDLKLTILSYRCQALLNSRLTRMRYREIHENKETIGQFFKTHEKILSSCQNPPSSNASSSAATMSVPVQMMNFISRQLFLLQQSYSANDLWIKSESMIESNPFCKEFFQQIDHETGLQLSSSLEQLIHHTLKGVKNIQTSLAPLLVNSNSNINNNALDNNNQTGSSLPIKRE, from the coding sequence ATGCATgcacatcatcaattatcgaATACTTCAACAGCGGCTCAATCAGccggttcatcatcatcatcatcatcatcatcgaccaaTTCTTTATTGGTTACATCATCACAACGTGATCGTGAAAGACAACGTGAACGTGAACAACGCCGTCAACAAGCATTAGCATTATCACAAGCATCAAATCAATCGGCTGTTGTATCTTCTGTTGgtcatcattctcatcatcatcatcatcatgcaacGATTGGAcgtgaaaaaaatcctatCGATAAATCACATTCACTATTTCCTGATCCTGTACGTCTTGAACGTGAAGATGATACAACCAAAGAGATCAAATCCACGTTGGGTGATTTTGTAAAATTTGTaccatttttaaataattcaatcaattattcatcaGATTGTATCAATTCAAATCTGGTTGGTATTTCTCGTAATGAATTCAATCGTCGTCGAGTACAGGAAATTTTTGCTGAAATGATACCAAATCAAAGCTTATTACCATCACAACCTGTAACTGGtcttgatgatttatataaTGAGCAGCAACAAGTGATGAATGTTGTTCCATCTACGAACATATCGTCATCGGAAAATACAGCTATATCTAATTCTCAGATTATTGCTAATCATAATAGTCtgaagaataataataatacgtTATCAACTTCAAATactcatcaacaacataacctaaataatatttcatcacaaattcataatcatcatccacaaatgtcatcattatcaccatattcaacattacataatcaaattaatcaatcacaaaaatcaacattatcaaaatcaGAGAACAAGACTCATACAGGTGAATTCAATctatcatcagcatcatcttcggatgatgatgaagaatcctcatcttcatcatcatcatcatcctcatcatccgacgacgatgatgatgatgaggaagaagaaaaagattctAATGACAATAGTTCTGGAGAATCAGAATCGGGCtcaatgaatcattcaaaaaggaatgataataatagaaatgaaaatggcaaGATACGACGACAAAAATCACGtgaattttttaataattctgaaattgttgatgctcgaatgaaattgaaacaagGTGATCATCATACGATAAatgattcacattcatttatgatgcacaatcaaaataatgatgatgatgaagatgaagaacaTAAATGGGATCTGGATAATTTTCTTCCTCCAGgtgattattcatcatcgaataataataataataataataatacgaaTACTTCAAATAAAGATACTCAATCATCCAAtaacatcaataataataataataataatagtaatagtCAAGATTtagtgaataataataaaatttcgaTACAAGATTTAAATCGAAATAAAgcttcaatttcaaaaaataatcatttaaagtcaaagggaaaaaattctagctcaaaaaataccaaacaacaacatttgaaaaatattaatgacgctaaatcaacaaaatttgttCTATCTGAGAACGATGAatcggatgatgatcatagtTCATCGTTTTCAAGGTCTGGgtcaaaaaattctattcgtgatgatgaagatgatgttgattatgaatcgaatgattcatTCTCTGCTAAACATTCGTCTAATTGTCAAAAGCCGGATGAAGAAATGGAAGAAGGTGAATTAGACGATAATAGCGATGAATTACCAATGCATTCGAGGTCTAGAAAACCGCTTTCAAAGACTAATCGATCGGAAAAATCTAAAAAGAATGATCgttcaaaaataaatcatcaagattATCGAATTCTGCCTTCATCAAAGTCTTCACCATTTCAGGAAGCTCCCACCACTACTAAAGCTTCATCTAATAAAATCCACAAAAAGAAACAACCACCACCGTCACCATCGGCAATGACCATGAGTCAGCCATCTTCGTTACAAACACcaacaaaatttaatgatgaattaaaatctaataatcagcaaaaaaatcgactaaatgatgaaaacagcACATGGAAAGATGTTAAAAGAAGAAAGGAACGATTCATATCTAATTCTTCTGCACAGGCACCACCACTCACCAAATCATCCCGTATAGCCGATAACAGTAATATTGCATCAACGACTAGTCATCATACAAATGAATCGAGAATTGAGTCGAAAAATTCAACGTCTAATCGATTATCGTCGATaccgaataataaaaaactttcatcaaaaatttccGGCCGATATTCTCCTCATTTAATCGgtacaaataaaaaagatccgtctgattcaaattcatataCACGAAAAGTAGATCTTGTCTCTGGTACAAATTCTGAAAATCATTCTGGCCAACAATCACTTATCGTATCGATAGAGCTACCTAAATTGAATCGCATACCACATATTGATCGTAATGGCAATATTCCTCTTGAtcgacgatcatcatcaccaataccACCTTTATCGAGAAATTCTAAATCAGACTCGAAAAAAAGTTCacaacaaaaagattttcaaaaatcttCACGAAccgataatgaaaaatttcttaaTGTTAATGGTAAATCTGCTATTGGTAGTGGTTCCATGTTAAAAACGAGTTCAACCAACAATAAAATCAGTAcgtcaaataaaatttctgaAACAATAGTAAGCAAACATAACAAATCGGATATTCCATTAGAGCATCAGACAGGGCGACAACAAAGTTCGCGACAATATGGCCAACAATTGCAGGTACCTTCACCACAGCCAGCATCATTACCTGTATCAATACCaataaataatattaatTCATTGTCAATACGAACATCGCCAcatattaatcatcattattcatctcAACGATTTTCACCTTTATGTCAAACAGAACAAGAAGCACAAACAATGGCACGTACATTGAAACGTAAAGCggattcaataaaaattcctcaacaacaaattctacAATATATTGAAGCATCAATGTATTTTATTCAGTCTGGATTAATCATGGAACAAAAATCCGAGGTAGACAAAGCTTATCAATTATATCGTGATACATTACAATTGATCAAAGTAGCTACAGCTAAATTATCGAAACAAAATcgtccatcattattaatggcCAATCAAGAACAGgcacaattgattgatctcAAATTAACCATATTATCGTATCGTTGTCAAGCATTGCTCAATTCACGTTTAACACGAATGCGTTATCGAGAGATACATGAGAATAAAGAAACGATTGGACAATTCTTTAAAacacatgaaaaaattctcagTTCATGTCAGAATCCACCTAGTTCaaatgcatcatcatcagcagcaacGATGTCCGTACCggtacaaatgatgaattttatttcacgGCAACTTTTTCTATTGCAACAATCATATTCGGCCAATGATTTATGGATCAAATCAGAATCAatgatcgaatcaaatccTTTTTGTaaggaattttttcaacaaattgatcatGAAACTGGCTTACAATTAAGTAGCTCATTAGAACAGCTTATACATCATACATTGAAAGGAGTGAAAAATATACAGACAAGTTTGGCTCCATTACTAGTCAACAGCAATTcaaatatcaataataatgcattggataataataatcaaaccgGATCATCATTGCCGATTAAACGTGAATGA
- the LOC124499836 gene encoding uncharacterized protein LOC124499836 isoform X2 — MHAHHQLSNTSTAAQSAGSSSSSSSSSTNSLLVTSSQRDRERQREREQRRQQALALSQASNQSAVVSSVGHHSHHHHHHATIGREKNPIDKSHSLFPDPVRLEREDDTTKEIKSTLGDFVKFVPFLNNSINYSSDCINSNLVGISRNEFNRRRVQEIFAEMIPNQSLLPSQPVTGLDDLYNEQQQVMNVVPSTNISSSENTAISNSQIIANHNSLKNNNNTLSTSNTHQQHNLNNISSQIHNHHPQMSSLSPYSTLHNQINQSQKSTLSKSENKTHTGEFNLSSASSSDDDEESSSSSSSSSSSSDDDDDDEEEEKDSNDNSSGESESGSMNHSKRNDNNRNENGKIRRQKSREFFNNSEIVDARMKLKQGDHHTINDSHSFMMHNQNNDDDEDEEHKWDLDNFLPPGDYSSSNNNNNNNNTNTSNKDTQSSNNINNNNNNNSNSQDLVNNNKISIQDLNRNKASISKNNHLKSKGKNSSSKNTKQQHLKNINDAKSTKFVLSENDESDDDHSSSFSRSGSKNSIRDDEDDVDYESNDSFSAKHSSNCQKPDEEMEEGELDDNSDELPMHSRSRKPLSKTNRSEKSKKNDRSKINHQDYRILPSSKSSPFQEAPTTTKASSNKIHKKKQPPPSPSAMTMSQPSSLQTPTKFNDELKSNNQQKNRLNDENSTWKDVKRRKERFISNSSAQAPPLTKSSRIADNSNIASTTSHHTNESRIESKNSTSNRLSSIPNNKKLSSKISGRYSPHLIGTNKKDPSDSNSYTRKVDLVSGTNSENHSGQQSLIVSIELPKLNRIPHIDRNGNIPLDRRSSSPIPPLSRNSKSDSKKSSQQKDFQKSSRTDNEKFLNVNGKSAIGSGSMLKTSSTNNKIKHQTGRQQSSRQYGQQLQVPSPQPASLPVSIPINNINSLSIRTSPHINHHYSSQRFSPLCQTEQEAQTMARTLKRKADSIKIPQQQILQYIEASMYFIQSGLIMEQKSEVDKAYQLYRDTLQLIKVATAKLSKQNRPSLLMANQEQAQLIDLKLTILSYRCQALLNSRLTRMRYREIHENKETIGQFFKTHEKILSSCQNPPSSNASSSAATMSVPVQMMNFISRQLFLLQQSYSANDLWIKSESMIESNPFCKEFFQQIDHETGLQLSSSLEQLIHHTLKGVKNIQTSLAPLLVNSNSNINNNALDNNNQTGSSLPIKRE; from the exons ATGCATgcacatcatcaattatcgaATACTTCAACAGCGGCTCAATCAGccggttcatcatcatcatcatcatcatcatcgaccaaTTCTTTATTGGTTACATCATCACAACGTGATCGTGAAAGACAACGTGAACGTGAACAACGCCGTCAACAAGCATTAGCATTATCACAAGCATCAAATCAATCGGCTGTTGTATCTTCTGTTGgtcatcattctcatcatcatcatcatcatgcaacGATTGGAcgtgaaaaaaatcctatCGATAAATCACATTCACTATTTCCTGATCCTGTACGTCTTGAACGTGAAGATGATACAACCAAAGAGATCAAATCCACGTTGGGTGATTTTGTAAAATTTGTaccatttttaaataattcaatcaattattcatcaGATTGTATCAATTCAAATCTGGTTGGTATTTCTCGTAATGAATTCAATCGTCGTCGAGTACAGGAAATTTTTGCTGAAATGATACCAAATCAAAGCTTATTACCATCACAACCTGTAACTGGtcttgatgatttatataaTGAGCAGCAACAAGTGATGAATGTTGTTCCATCTACGAACATATCGTCATCGGAAAATACAGCTATATCTAATTCTCAGATTATTGCTAATCATAATAGTCtgaagaataataataatacgtTATCAACTTCAAATactcatcaacaacataacctaaataatatttcatcacaaattcataatcatcatccacaaatgtcatcattatcaccatattcaacattacataatcaaattaatcaatcacaaaaatcaacattatcaaaatcaGAGAACAAGACTCATACAGGTGAATTCAATctatcatcagcatcatcttcggatgatgatgaagaatcctcatcttcatcatcatcatcatcctcatcatccgacgacgatgatgatgatgaggaagaagaaaaagattctAATGACAATAGTTCTGGAGAATCAGAATCGGGCtcaatgaatcattcaaaaaggaatgataataatagaaatgaaaatggcaaGATACGACGACAAAAATCACGtgaattttttaataattctgaaattgttgatgctcgaatgaaattgaaacaagGTGATCATCATACGATAAatgattcacattcatttatgatgcacaatcaaaataatgatgatgatgaagatgaagaacaTAAATGGGATCTGGATAATTTTCTTCCTCCAGgtgattattcatcatcgaataataataataataataataatacgaaTACTTCAAATAAAGATACTCAATCATCCAAtaacatcaataataataataataataatagtaatagtCAAGATTtagtgaataataataaaatttcgaTACAAGATTTAAATCGAAATAAAgcttcaatttcaaaaaataatcatttaaagtcaaagggaaaaaattctagctcaaaaaataccaaacaacaacatttgaaaaatattaatgacgctaaatcaacaaaatttgttCTATCTGAGAACGATGAatcggatgatgatcatagtTCATCGTTTTCAAGGTCTGGgtcaaaaaattctattcgtgatgatgaagatgatgttgattatgaatcgaatgattcatTCTCTGCTAAACATTCGTCTAATTGTCAAAAGCCGGATGAAGAAATGGAAGAAGGTGAATTAGACGATAATAGCGATGAATTACCAATGCATTCGAGGTCTAGAAAACCGCTTTCAAAGACTAATCGATCGGAAAAATCTAAAAAGAATGATCgttcaaaaataaatcatcaagattATCGAATTCTGCCTTCATCAAAGTCTTCACCATTTCAGGAAGCTCCCACCACTACTAAAGCTTCATCTAATAAAATCCACAAAAAGAAACAACCACCACCGTCACCATCGGCAATGACCATGAGTCAGCCATCTTCGTTACAAACACcaacaaaatttaatgatgaattaaaatctaataatcagcaaaaaaatcgactaaatgatgaaaacagcACATGGAAAGATGTTAAAAGAAGAAAGGAACGATTCATATCTAATTCTTCTGCACAGGCACCACCACTCACCAAATCATCCCGTATAGCCGATAACAGTAATATTGCATCAACGACTAGTCATCATACAAATGAATCGAGAATTGAGTCGAAAAATTCAACGTCTAATCGATTATCGTCGATaccgaataataaaaaactttcatcaaaaatttccGGCCGATATTCTCCTCATTTAATCGgtacaaataaaaaagatccgtctgattcaaattcatataCACGAAAAGTAGATCTTGTCTCTGGTACAAATTCTGAAAATCATTCTGGCCAACAATCACTTATCGTATCGATAGAGCTACCTAAATTGAATCGCATACCACATATTGATCGTAATGGCAATATTCCTCTTGAtcgacgatcatcatcaccaataccACCTTTATCGAGAAATTCTAAATCAGACTCGAAAAAAAGTTCacaacaaaaagattttcaaaaatcttCACGAAccgataatgaaaaatttcttaaTGTTAATGGTAAATCTGCTATTGGTAGTGGTTCCATGTTAAAAACGAGTTCAACCAACAATAAAATCA AGCATCAGACAGGGCGACAACAAAGTTCGCGACAATATGGCCAACAATTGCAGGTACCTTCACCACAGCCAGCATCATTACCTGTATCAATACCaataaataatattaatTCATTGTCAATACGAACATCGCCAcatattaatcatcattattcatctcAACGATTTTCACCTTTATGTCAAACAGAACAAGAAGCACAAACAATGGCACGTACATTGAAACGTAAAGCggattcaataaaaattcctcaacaacaaattctacAATATATTGAAGCATCAATGTATTTTATTCAGTCTGGATTAATCATGGAACAAAAATCCGAGGTAGACAAAGCTTATCAATTATATCGTGATACATTACAATTGATCAAAGTAGCTACAGCTAAATTATCGAAACAAAATcgtccatcattattaatggcCAATCAAGAACAGgcacaattgattgatctcAAATTAACCATATTATCGTATCGTTGTCAAGCATTGCTCAATTCACGTTTAACACGAATGCGTTATCGAGAGATACATGAGAATAAAGAAACGATTGGACAATTCTTTAAAacacatgaaaaaattctcagTTCATGTCAGAATCCACCTAGTTCaaatgcatcatcatcagcagcaacGATGTCCGTACCggtacaaatgatgaattttatttcacgGCAACTTTTTCTATTGCAACAATCATATTCGGCCAATGATTTATGGATCAAATCAGAATCAatgatcgaatcaaatccTTTTTGTaaggaattttttcaacaaattgatcatGAAACTGGCTTACAATTAAGTAGCTCATTAGAACAGCTTATACATCATACATTGAAAGGAGTGAAAAATATACAGACAAGTTTGGCTCCATTACTAGTCAACAGCAATTcaaatatcaataataatgcattggataataataatcaaaccgGATCATCATTGCCGATTAAACGTGAATGA